In the genome of Streptomyces sp. Tu 3180, the window AAGACGCGATGGGGCAGGGGCGGGGTTGGGAGGGCGCGGTCCTCAAACTGCTGCGCGCGAAGGACTTCCGGTTCACCGTGACGGGGGCCGAGGACGTCACCGCCGCGTACCGGCGGGTGCGCTTCGCCGACGGGGGGATGCTGGCGGCGACCGGGGTCCACCCCACGATGTGGGTGCGGCTGTGGTTCGACAACGCGGGCCGGCCGCACCAGCGGGCGTACACCCTGGTCGACCCGGACCCGGCGGCCGGCACCTTCAGCCTGGAGTTCGCGCTGCACGAGGGGTGCGCCAGCGACTGGGCGCGGGCGGCGAAGCCCGGGGACACCCTCGAGGCGACCGTGCAGGGCACGGGGTTCGAGGAGCCCAGCCCCGCCCCCTCCCACGTCTTCGCGGTCGGCGACCCGGCCTCGCTGCCGGCCATCAACTCGCTGCTCGGCGCGCTGGGTTCGGCTCCGGCGACCGTCTGGTTCGAGGGCACGCTCGACGGGCTGCCCTGGCGGGCCGACCCGGAGCGGCACGAGGTGCGCGAGGTGCCCCGGCGGGAGGCCGGGGCGGCGCTGGTCGAGCGGGTGCGGGCCGACCTGCCCGAGCTGCTGCGGGCCAGTGTGGACCCGTACGTCTGGATCGCCTGCGACACCGCGACCACCCGGACGCTGTCGGCGTTCGTCCGCAAGGAACTGGGCGTGCCCAAGCAGCGGACGCACGCGCTGGGGTACTGGCGCGCGGGCTGAGCGGGCGGCGGCGGACGCGGTCCGGCCGGCCGGACCGCGTTCCCGTCCGTCCCGTTCCCGGATGATTTTTCCGGTGTCGTACTCCGGCGCCATGGCTGCGCCCGGAACGTCTTGACCGGTAGGCTTTCCGTGTGATCTTCAAGCGCATCGGAAACGGCCGGCCGTACCCCGACCACGGCCGGGAGAGCACCCGGCAGTGGGCGGACGTCGCGCCGCGCCCGGTCCGCCTCGATCAGCTCGTGACGACCAAGCAGCAGCTCGACCTCGAGACCCTCCTCGCCGAGGACTCGACCTTCTACGGCGACCTCTTCGCGCACGTCGTGAAGTGGCAGGGCGACCTGTACCTGGAGGACGGGCTGCACCGCGCGGTGCGGGCGGCGCTCCAGCAGCGGCAGGTGCTGCACGCCCGCGTCCTCGAGCTGGACTGACGCCGCTCCGGCGCCCCGCCGACACCCCCGTCGCGGCCGGTTTGACCCTTTCGGGTCAGCCTGCACACAGTCGGATGATCACCCGGTATCCATTGTCGCCCGGGCGCATTACGCTGCGCCCATGAGCATGCTCACTCCTCCCGGCATGGGCGGCCAGTACCGGATCACGGGTGACAAGTACCCGCGGATGCGCCGGCCCCGGCGGCGCGGCAGGCTCGTCGTCCTGACCGCCGCTTCGCTCGCCGTGCTCGGCGCCGCCGGCTGGGGCACGCTGCAGCTCATCGACGTGTTCACCGGCGGCGACCCCGCCTCCACGGCCGGCACCAAGGCCGTCTGCGCCGTCAAGGCGAGCCCCGTGGCCGTCCCGAAGGCCCTTCCCGAGCCCGGCACGATCACGGTCAACGTCCTCAACGCCACCACCCGCGGCGGTCTCGCCCAGAAGACCGCCGACGAGCTGAAGGAGCGCGGCTTCAGGATCGGCGAGGTCGCCAACGCGACCAAGGAGTACGACAAGAAGGTCAAGAGCACCGGTGTGCTGCTCGGGCCCGACTCCGCCCTCGACACCTCGCTGCCGGTGCTCGGCGCCCAGCTCGCCGGCGCCGAACGCCGCACCGACGCCGCCCGCAAGGGGAGCGAGGTCGACCTCATCATCGGCGACGCGTTCCGCGGTCTGACGAAGAAGACGGACGCCGACCGGGCCCTGGCCGCACTGACCGAGCCCGAGCCGGCGCCCACCGTGAAGAAGGGCTGCTGAACGGCGGCAAAGGACCGTCCCGGTGAACGGGCGGACCGGTCCTACTCGGCCGCCCCGTACATCCGGTCCCCGGCGTCGCCGAGGCCCGGCACGATGTAACCCAGCTCGTTGAGGCGCTCGTCGACCGACGCCGTCACGACCGTCACCGGGGTGCCGGCCAGCTCGCGCTCCATGACCTCGACGCCCTCCGGCGCGGCCAGCAGCACCACGGCGGTCACGTCGTCCGCGCCGCGCTTGATCAGCTCCTGGATGCTCGCGACCAGCGTGCCGCCGGTGGCGAGCATCGGGTCCAGGACGTACACCTGACGCCCGGAGAGGTCCTCCGGCATCCGGGTGGCGTACGTCGAGGCCTGCAGCGTCTCCTCGTTGCGGATCATGCCGAGGAAACCCACCTCGGCGGTCGGCAGCAGCCGGACCATGCCGTCCAGCATCCCGAGACCGGCCCGCAGGATCGGCACCACCAGCGGGCGCGGGTGGGACAGCTTCACCCCCGTGGTCCGCGCCACCGGCGTCTGGATGTCGACCTGCTCGGTGCGCACGTCACGCGTGGCCTCGTAGGCGAGCAGGGTGACCAGCTCGTCGGCGAGACGGCGGAAGGTCGCGGAGTCGGTGCGCTGGTCGCGCAGCGTGGTGAGCTTGTGGGCGACCAGGGGGTGGTCGACGACGTGGAGACGCATGTCCCCAACAGTAACCGGGCCCGGAGGGCCCGGTGTCCCCGCGCGCGGCAAGCCGCCCGGCCCCCCGCCACTCACTCGCTGGCGTCAAACCGCTCGTCCGGGGGAAAGTGGGAGGGACGGACTGAGGTGGTGAACCGATGCCTGAGCAGGAGTACCGAGACGATCCGTCGTCGCGCGAGAGGCCCGGCCCGGCCGAGACGGAGGCCGAGCGGCGGCGGCGCCGCGCCCGGTTCCTGCGCGAGCTCGCCGAGGCCCGGGCCCTGCGCGACCGGGTCCAGCCGCGCCGCGCCAAGGCGGCCCGGCTGCGCCACGCGATGCGCATGCGGACCTTCCGCTGGTAGGCGAACCCGGATGCACGGCGTGTCGGCGGCCCGTGCCCGCGGCCCGTACCGGTGGCCCTTACCGACGGCGGGGGCCGGCGGCGCGGACCGCGCGTACGGCGCGTGCGCGGCGCGCGCACAGGAAGATCGCGTAACGCGCGCGTGTTTCCGAAGCGGCCGCGCGGGGAGGACGGGCAAAGCCGCGTACGATCCGCACGTGGCGGCAACGAGTGCGCTGGTGAGTCCTTCACGGGCACACTCGGCGGCCTGCGGTCGAAACCGCCGGACACAGGGAGCCGAAGACGTCCCCTGATGGCTTTGTTTCTGCCACGATTCCGAATGGGTGGGGCTCTGGAGAGCACTCCCCACCCGCAGCCTCCGCCGGGGGGACCCCCAACCGGCACGCCTATGACCAGTGGGAGAGTCACGGTGTACTTCGCCGCACTGCTCGCGCGCACCGAAGACGGGTGGGAAGCGAGCGACACGGAGCTCGACGATGTGGAAACCCTGTCGGATCTGGCCGACCTGGCCCGGGAAGCCTCTCCCGACGAGGACACGGTGCTCGTGCTGATCGAGCAGGAGGACGGCTGGTTCGGCGTCGTCCGCGTGGACGGCGAGGAGGATCCCCGGATCTACGTCTCCGACGCCGCCGCAGCCGCTCGCAGCAGCTACGGGGAGATCCTGCTCACCGACGAGCTGCTGGGCCGTGAGCCCGGGGACGACGGTGCCGACCTGGACGCCCTGGACCTCGACGGCACGGAGGACGGTGAACCCGACGACGAGGACGCCGGCGCCGGGGCCGGCGCGGTCGCCGTCGGCTCCGCCGACGCCGTGCCGCACGGACCGGTCGGTGACGCGCAGGTCCTGGAGGACCTGGGCGTGAGCGAGAAGGAGTTGCGTTCGATGACCGAGGACGCCCTCAGCGAGATCGCGGAGGCCCTGGGCGCCTCCGAGGTCCTGGAGACCGTCCGCTGACCGCGCCGGCCGCCCCCGGGCCGCCGGACCCGGTGCGCGACCCCTGGCGGTCCGCGATGCGACTCGCCCTGGACGAGGCCGAACGGGCCG includes:
- a CDS encoding type II toxin-antitoxin system VapB family antitoxin, with product MIFKRIGNGRPYPDHGRESTRQWADVAPRPVRLDQLVTTKQQLDLETLLAEDSTFYGDLFAHVVKWQGDLYLEDGLHRAVRAALQQRQVLHARVLELD
- the upp gene encoding uracil phosphoribosyltransferase, translating into MRLHVVDHPLVAHKLTTLRDQRTDSATFRRLADELVTLLAYEATRDVRTEQVDIQTPVARTTGVKLSHPRPLVVPILRAGLGMLDGMVRLLPTAEVGFLGMIRNEETLQASTYATRMPEDLSGRQVYVLDPMLATGGTLVASIQELIKRGADDVTAVVLLAAPEGVEVMERELAGTPVTVVTASVDERLNELGYIVPGLGDAGDRMYGAAE
- a CDS encoding siderophore-interacting protein, whose product is MGQGRGWEGAVLKLLRAKDFRFTVTGAEDVTAAYRRVRFADGGMLAATGVHPTMWVRLWFDNAGRPHQRAYTLVDPDPAAGTFSLEFALHEGCASDWARAAKPGDTLEATVQGTGFEEPSPAPSHVFAVGDPASLPAINSLLGALGSAPATVWFEGTLDGLPWRADPERHEVREVPRREAGAALVERVRADLPELLRASVDPYVWIACDTATTRTLSAFVRKELGVPKQRTHALGYWRAG
- a CDS encoding LytR C-terminal domain-containing protein; the protein is MGGQYRITGDKYPRMRRPRRRGRLVVLTAASLAVLGAAGWGTLQLIDVFTGGDPASTAGTKAVCAVKASPVAVPKALPEPGTITVNVLNATTRGGLAQKTADELKERGFRIGEVANATKEYDKKVKSTGVLLGPDSALDTSLPVLGAQLAGAERRTDAARKGSEVDLIIGDAFRGLTKKTDADRALAALTEPEPAPTVKKGC